One part of the Deltaproteobacteria bacterium genome encodes these proteins:
- a CDS encoding glycosyltransferase family 39 protein, whose translation MTESTPKRHQYAYWAASLSLIVVTTMIRYWFVASGQLNLYNDEAQYWDWSRTLQWSYYSKGPLIAVINRLGTAWFGPTELGVRIGAIVGMSLMQTAVLAWIGGWMGRIRLAWWGLVMLNTAPLLMAGGLLMTTDNPLLLCWVVGMICLSLAVERDRLAYFIILGA comes from the coding sequence ATGACCGAATCCACGCCGAAGCGTCATCAATACGCCTATTGGGCCGCCAGCCTGTCCCTGATCGTTGTCACCACCATGATCCGGTATTGGTTCGTGGCCTCGGGCCAACTCAACCTCTACAACGACGAAGCGCAGTATTGGGATTGGAGCCGCACCCTGCAGTGGTCCTACTATTCCAAGGGGCCGCTCATCGCGGTCATCAACCGCCTGGGAACGGCATGGTTCGGCCCGACGGAACTGGGTGTGCGCATCGGGGCCATCGTCGGCATGAGCCTGATGCAAACCGCCGTGCTGGCCTGGATCGGAGGCTGGATGGGCCGCATTCGCCTGGCCTGGTGGGGTTTGGTCATGCTCAATACCGCGCCGCTGCTCATGGCTGGCGGCCTGCTCATGACCACGGACAATCCCCTGCTTCTGTGCTGGGTCGTGGGCATGATTTGCCTGAGTCTGGCCGTGGAACGCGACAGGCTGGCGTATTTCATCATCCTGGGCGC
- a CDS encoding RluA family pseudouridine synthase, whose protein sequence is MQSIKTTVRTVTVSLEESGRKLLPFLQAHLGDNLPQGLFMRLVRTGQVRVDGKRCKPFDRVLAGQEVRIPPVTVQVKQIRNDTPTALDIVAEDADMLVLNKPIGLPVHPGTDWTDSIQTRLAAVFRDTAFTPAPVHRLDRDTSGLLLCAKTHDFLRRMHETWNAVTKAYLCWVDGAWTDAGWTTIRANLSKQDFGRGEKMAVGQGKNAITHVHALTATASASLLLVVLGTGRTHQIRAHLASLGHPLVGDGKYGRGGESLRLHATVLTWPGHFFSVLPDWAEPRRVDPSLTTNIAHLLTTAPHKENA, encoded by the coding sequence ATGCAGTCGATAAAAACCACGGTCCGGACCGTGACCGTGAGCCTGGAGGAAAGCGGACGCAAGCTCCTGCCGTTCCTGCAGGCCCATCTGGGGGACAATTTGCCCCAGGGTCTGTTCATGCGCCTGGTGCGCACGGGTCAGGTCCGGGTGGACGGCAAGCGCTGCAAACCCTTTGACCGGGTTTTGGCTGGCCAGGAAGTGCGCATTCCACCCGTGACCGTGCAGGTCAAACAAATCAGAAACGATACGCCCACAGCCCTGGACATTGTGGCCGAGGATGCGGACATGCTTGTCCTGAACAAGCCAATCGGCCTGCCTGTCCATCCGGGCACGGACTGGACGGATTCGATCCAAACCCGGCTTGCCGCCGTATTCCGCGACACGGCCTTCACGCCCGCGCCGGTACACCGCCTGGACCGGGACACATCGGGGCTGCTCCTGTGCGCCAAGACACATGATTTTTTGCGCCGCATGCACGAAACGTGGAACGCTGTAACCAAGGCCTATTTGTGCTGGGTGGATGGTGCCTGGACCGATGCCGGCTGGACGACCATCCGCGCCAATCTGTCCAAGCAGGATTTCGGCCGCGGCGAAAAAATGGCCGTGGGACAGGGCAAAAACGCCATCACCCATGTCCATGCCCTGACCGCGACCGCTTCGGCCAGCCTGCTCCTGGTGGTGCTGGGCACGGGCCGCACCCACCAAATCCGGGCGCATCTGGCCAGTCTCGGCCATCCCCTTGTCGGGGACGGCAAATACGGACGAGGCGGTGAGAGCCTGCGCCTGCACGCGACCGTTCTGACCTGGCCCGGCCATTTTTTCTCCGTCCTGCCCGATTGGGCCGAGCCGCGCCGCGTCGATCCATCCCTGACCACGAACATCGCCCATCTTCTGACCACCGCCCCGCACAAGGAGAACGCATGA
- a CDS encoding RsmB/NOP family class I SAM-dependent RNA methyltransferase, with protein MKTTARSFRLVCAPDQIPDVEALLCAEGFAFTAEPFFALARTLASEPFSLGRSIAARFGYIYIQDKSSMLPPLALAPRAGEMVLDMCASPGSKSGILSTLVGPTGLVLANEPSPDRLATLRVNMRHLGCANVATCKYQGQDLPLAEGSCPAILLDAPCSGWGTVDKNPKAAQMWAGDKTAPLEVLQRELLTTAARLLAPGGRILYSTCTTNERENEAQVRFARDHLGLEPFALPEFPGFGFAPSLPGCLLVNGEESAAQGFFLACLRKAGSVEVVADHAAQALPGQIIPAAEFAAQTGLETSWLPPHRFLAVGGRIYLLLDQALTWLPPELRWQGFGVGKVAKNAILPDPALRLFVPPRPDAHALVLDSVAELKALLAGQSRPDPGNAKRRALYFRDLPLGFLTVKGSRCLWSDR; from the coding sequence ATGAAAACAACCGCCCGCTCTTTTCGCCTGGTTTGCGCCCCGGACCAGATTCCGGACGTCGAAGCCCTGCTTTGCGCCGAAGGTTTCGCCTTCACGGCCGAGCCGTTTTTCGCCCTGGCCCGGACCCTGGCCTCCGAGCCCTTTTCTTTGGGCAGGAGCATCGCGGCCCGGTTCGGGTACATCTATATCCAGGATAAATCGTCCATGCTGCCGCCTTTGGCCCTGGCGCCGCGCGCGGGGGAAATGGTGCTTGATATGTGCGCCAGTCCGGGGAGCAAATCCGGCATCCTTTCGACCCTGGTCGGGCCGACGGGCTTGGTCCTGGCCAACGAGCCCAGCCCGGACCGCCTGGCCACCCTGCGCGTCAACATGCGCCATCTGGGCTGCGCCAATGTCGCGACATGTAAATATCAGGGCCAGGACCTGCCCTTGGCCGAGGGTTCCTGCCCGGCCATTCTGCTCGACGCCCCGTGCAGTGGTTGGGGCACCGTGGACAAAAATCCCAAGGCGGCCCAGATGTGGGCCGGCGACAAAACCGCGCCCCTGGAAGTCCTGCAACGCGAGCTCCTGACAACGGCCGCGCGTCTGCTGGCGCCCGGAGGGCGGATTTTGTATTCGACCTGCACCACCAACGAGCGCGAGAACGAGGCCCAGGTGCGTTTCGCCAGGGATCATCTTGGCCTGGAACCCTTTGCCTTGCCTGAATTTCCGGGCTTCGGTTTTGCCCCGTCCCTGCCGGGATGTTTGTTGGTCAATGGCGAGGAGAGCGCGGCCCAGGGATTTTTTCTGGCCTGTCTGCGCAAGGCCGGTTCGGTCGAGGTTGTCGCGGACCACGCGGCGCAGGCCTTGCCCGGACAGATCATCCCGGCGGCGGAATTCGCGGCCCAGACCGGTCTGGAGACCAGCTGGCTGCCGCCGCATCGTTTCCTGGCCGTTGGCGGGCGGATCTATTTGCTCCTGGATCAGGCCCTGACCTGGTTGCCGCCGGAGCTGCGCTGGCAGGGCTTTGGCGTCGGCAAGGTGGCCAAAAACGCCATTCTGCCCGATCCGGCCCTGCGCCTGTTCGTGCCCCCGCGCCCCGACGCGCACGCCCTGGTGTTGGATTCCGTGGCCGAGCTCAAGGCCTTGCTGGCCGGACAGAGCCGGCCCGACCCCGGCAATGCCAAACGCCGGGCTTTATATTTTCGCGATCTTCCACTCGGATTTCTGACCGTCAAGGGCAGCCGCTGTCTGTGGTCTGACCGCTAA
- a CDS encoding fructose-bisphosphate aldolase — MIGNLRKAARLFDPDSKRTVILPLDHGLSEGVLPGLDDLGELLRSVQDLPIQGLILHKGMVMIHAPEIRLDQSLIIHLSAGTRHGIPSYNKALVCSVPEALRLGADMVSMHINIGNDLEDRMLSDLGACVEEAHQLGLPLLGMIYARGGQIVNETDPALVAHSIRIGAELGADVIKVPYSGHQQSFARAVAACPVPVVIGGGPRTGDFKNFLRMLKEVLDTGVAGVCIGRNVFQQEIPAKAMEEVCKLVHAPE, encoded by the coding sequence ATGATTGGAAATTTGCGCAAGGCGGCTCGTCTTTTTGATCCCGATTCCAAACGCACCGTCATCCTGCCCCTGGACCATGGCCTGTCCGAGGGCGTGCTGCCCGGTCTGGACGATCTGGGCGAGTTGCTGCGCTCGGTTCAGGACCTGCCCATCCAGGGGCTGATCCTGCACAAGGGCATGGTCATGATCCATGCCCCGGAAATCCGGTTGGATCAGAGTCTGATCATCCATCTTTCGGCGGGTACGCGCCACGGCATTCCATCCTACAACAAGGCCCTGGTCTGCTCCGTGCCCGAAGCCCTGCGTCTGGGCGCGGACATGGTTTCCATGCACATCAATATCGGCAACGACCTGGAAGACCGCATGCTCTCGGATCTCGGAGCCTGCGTCGAGGAAGCCCATCAGCTTGGCCTGCCGCTTCTGGGCATGATCTATGCCCGTGGCGGGCAAATCGTGAACGAGACCGATCCCGCCCTGGTCGCGCACAGCATCCGCATCGGCGCCGAACTCGGCGCGGACGTGATCAAGGTGCCCTATTCCGGACATCAACAGAGTTTCGCCCGGGCCGTGGCTGCCTGCCCGGTGCCGGTCGTTATCGGTGGCGGTCCCAGAACCGGGGATTTCAAGAATTTTCTGCGCATGCTCAAGGAAGTGTTGGACACGGGCGTGGCCGGGGTGTGCATCGGCCGCAACGTCTTTCAGCAGGAGATTCCGGCCAAGGCCATGGAAGAGGTCTGCAAATTGGTCCACGCCCCGGAATAG
- a CDS encoding twin-arginine translocation signal domain-containing protein: protein MEVLMATFSRRGFMKITGAGVAVMSLGQLGFDLKPAHAYAKALKIEGAKEVISTCAFCSCGCQIIMHIKDGKIISSEGDPDYPVSEGSLCPKGAAFYQMHVSDHRVIKPKYRAPGSAKWEEKDWDWMLDRIARKIKDTRDKDFQATNDKGATVNRWETYFQLGTSQMDNEECAVTHQMCRALGGVYIDHQARI from the coding sequence ATGGAGGTTTTGATGGCTACGTTTTCACGGCGAGGGTTCATGAAAATCACGGGGGCTGGCGTCGCGGTCATGTCCCTGGGACAACTGGGGTTCGATCTGAAGCCTGCCCATGCTTACGCAAAGGCGCTGAAGATCGAGGGAGCCAAGGAGGTCATATCGACCTGTGCTTTTTGCTCCTGTGGGTGCCAGATCATCATGCACATCAAGGACGGCAAGATCATCAGTTCCGAGGGTGATCCGGATTATCCCGTCAGTGAAGGTTCGCTCTGTCCCAAGGGCGCGGCATTTTACCAGATGCACGTCAGCGATCACCGCGTGATCAAGCCCAAATACCGGGCACCTGGCAGTGCCAAGTGGGAAGAAAAGGACTGGGATTGGATGCTGGACCGCATCGCGCGCAAGATCAAGGATACGCGTGACAAGGATTTCCAGGCCACCAACGACAAGGGTGCAACCGTTAACCGCTGGGAAACGTATTTCCAGCTCGGCACCTCCCAGATGGACAATGAGGAGTGTGCTGTAACGCATCAGATGTGTCGCGCCCTGGGGGGTGTGTACATCGATCATCAGGCCCGTATTTGA
- the fdnG gene encoding formate dehydrogenase-N subunit alpha, whose product MTQHWIDIKNANAILIMGSNAAEHHPISFKWVLRAKDAGAAVIHVDPKFSRTSSKCDLHVPLRSGTDIAFLGGMVKYILEKDLIQKEYVTEYTNASFILGDDYKFDDGLFAGYDPDKKKYDQKKWAFAKDENGVSKRDKTLKDPRCVYQLLKKHYDRYDLDTVSSITGVSKENLLKVYEAYTATGKPDKAGTMLYALGWTHHTVGVQNIRLGAMVQLLLGNIGVAGGGVNALRGEPNVQGSTDHALLWHILPGYNAVPTSAWTTLAEYLKANTPATKDPKSVNWWQHRPKYVVSLLKGWFGDKATAENEFCYNLLPKVEPGVDYASMFMFDRMYAGKIKGGMIFGHNPAQSMPNTHKIRAALQKLDWLVVGEAHETETAAYWRGPGVDSKKVKTEVFLLPSCQRGEKDGTTSNSGRWHQWHHKGYEPMGESKPMGWMVVEIMKRVRALYEKEKGVFPEGVLTHDWPKEYDADELAKRINGQFTRDVTIKDKTYKKGDQVPGFGLLQADGSTTSLNWLYCGGYPAADKNLAKRRDLTQTPMQAKIGLFPNYSWSWPMNRRIIYNRASVDVNGKPFNPNLPVIAWEDGKWIGDIPDGPAPPMAQEKGSYPFIMHTEGHGQLFGPGRVDGPFPEHYEPVETPVTKNPFSSQMNNPCVKIAKSDKDLLAKAGDPKYPIVLTTYSLTEHWCGGGDTRNTPYLLEAEPQLYVEMSQELAAEKGIKNGDPVIVESIRGKVEAIAMVTVRMTPFTVQGKTVHLIGMPFCFGWTTPGCGDATNRLTPSVGDPNTTIPEYKACLVNVRKADKVTELAI is encoded by the coding sequence ATGACCCAGCATTGGATCGATATTAAAAACGCCAATGCTATTTTGATCATGGGCAGTAATGCTGCCGAACACCATCCCATTTCCTTCAAATGGGTATTACGGGCCAAGGACGCGGGGGCCGCGGTGATCCATGTGGATCCGAAATTCTCGCGCACTTCCTCCAAGTGTGATTTGCACGTTCCGCTCAGAAGCGGCACGGACATCGCCTTTTTGGGTGGCATGGTGAAGTACATCCTGGAAAAGGATTTGATCCAGAAGGAATACGTCACCGAGTATACCAACGCCTCGTTTATTCTTGGCGATGACTACAAATTTGATGACGGCCTGTTCGCGGGCTACGATCCGGATAAAAAGAAATACGACCAGAAGAAATGGGCCTTCGCCAAGGACGAAAACGGCGTGTCCAAGCGCGACAAAACCTTGAAGGACCCGCGCTGCGTGTATCAGCTGCTCAAAAAGCACTATGACCGCTATGATCTGGACACGGTTTCCTCCATCACCGGCGTTTCCAAGGAAAATCTGCTCAAGGTTTATGAAGCCTACACAGCCACGGGCAAGCCGGACAAGGCCGGAACCATGCTGTACGCCCTGGGCTGGACGCATCACACGGTCGGCGTGCAGAACATCCGCCTCGGCGCCATGGTCCAGTTGCTGCTGGGCAACATCGGCGTGGCCGGCGGCGGCGTCAACGCCCTGCGCGGCGAGCCCAATGTCCAGGGGTCCACGGACCATGCCCTGCTCTGGCACATCCTTCCCGGCTATAATGCCGTGCCCACTTCGGCCTGGACCACCCTGGCGGAGTACCTGAAGGCCAACACCCCGGCCACCAAGGACCCCAAAAGCGTCAACTGGTGGCAGCATCGGCCCAAATACGTGGTCAGCCTTTTGAAGGGCTGGTTTGGCGACAAGGCCACCGCGGAAAACGAGTTCTGCTACAACCTGCTGCCCAAGGTCGAACCGGGCGTGGACTATGCCAGCATGTTCATGTTCGACAGAATGTACGCGGGCAAGATCAAGGGCGGCATGATCTTCGGTCACAATCCGGCCCAGAGCATGCCCAACACGCATAAAATCCGCGCGGCCCTGCAAAAGCTGGACTGGCTGGTGGTGGGCGAGGCCCACGAAACCGAAACCGCCGCATATTGGCGCGGACCCGGCGTTGATTCGAAAAAAGTGAAGACAGAGGTCTTTTTGCTGCCATCGTGTCAGCGTGGCGAAAAGGACGGCACCACCTCCAATTCCGGCCGCTGGCATCAGTGGCATCATAAAGGATATGAACCCATGGGAGAGAGCAAGCCCATGGGCTGGATGGTGGTCGAAATCATGAAGCGCGTGCGCGCCCTGTACGAAAAGGAAAAGGGTGTCTTTCCCGAGGGTGTGCTGACTCACGATTGGCCCAAGGAATATGACGCCGACGAACTGGCCAAGCGCATCAATGGCCAGTTTACCCGCGACGTGACCATCAAGGACAAAACCTACAAAAAGGGCGATCAGGTGCCAGGATTTGGCCTGCTTCAGGCCGACGGTTCCACGACGAGCCTAAACTGGCTCTATTGCGGCGGCTATCCGGCTGCCGACAAAAACCTGGCCAAGCGTCGCGACCTGACCCAGACCCCCATGCAGGCCAAGATCGGTCTCTTCCCGAATTATTCGTGGTCGTGGCCCATGAACCGTCGCATCATCTACAACCGCGCTTCGGTCGATGTGAACGGCAAGCCCTTCAATCCGAATCTGCCGGTTATCGCCTGGGAAGACGGCAAGTGGATCGGCGACATTCCGGACGGCCCGGCACCGCCCATGGCCCAGGAAAAAGGTAGCTATCCCTTCATTATGCACACCGAAGGCCACGGTCAGCTGTTCGGCCCTGGCCGCGTCGACGGTCCGTTCCCGGAACATTACGAGCCGGTGGAAACCCCGGTGACCAAGAACCCGTTCTCGTCCCAGATGAACAACCCGTGCGTGAAAATCGCCAAGAGCGACAAGGACCTGTTGGCCAAGGCCGGTGATCCGAAATACCCCATCGTGCTGACCACCTACAGCCTGACCGAACACTGGTGCGGTGGTGGCGATACCCGCAACACCCCATACCTGCTCGAAGCCGAACCGCAGCTGTATGTGGAGATGAGCCAGGAGCTGGCGGCGGAAAAGGGGATCAAGAATGGCGATCCGGTCATTGTGGAGAGCATTCGCGGCAAGGTCGAGGCCATCGCCATGGTCACGGTGCGCATGACGCCCTTCACCGTACAGGGCAAGACCGTGCATCTGATCGGCATGCCCTTCTGTTTTGGCTGGACCACCCCCGGCTGTGGCGACGCCACCAACCGCCTGACTCCATCCGTGGGCGACCCGAACACGACCATTCCGGAGTACAAGGCGTGCCTGGTGAATGTCCGCAAGGCCGACAAGGTCACGGAACTGGCCATCTAA
- a CDS encoding formate dehydrogenase yields MAKCIFIDTTRCTGCRACQVACKQWHGHEAVPTKQTGTHQNPPDLNPNNYKLVRFSEYKMDGRIYWLFFPDQCRHCLQPACKMTADQYVEGAIVQDEETGIVVCTEKTKELTKEQCDEIIESCPYNIPRWDEKTGELAKCDMCIDRVKAGLVPICVKTCCTGAMNFGEREDMLKLAEERMALAAKESGGQIERIIACDPRKKCSTLDQEDLGVIYFLDQPREMYHKYAGREVKPVNRADFLAGLTKPLRNILG; encoded by the coding sequence ATGGCGAAGTGCATCTTCATCGATACCACCCGCTGCACGGGCTGCCGTGCCTGTCAGGTGGCGTGCAAGCAGTGGCATGGTCACGAGGCCGTGCCCACAAAACAGACCGGTACCCATCAGAATCCGCCGGATCTGAATCCGAATAACTATAAATTGGTCCGTTTTTCCGAATACAAAATGGACGGACGTATCTATTGGCTCTTCTTTCCGGACCAGTGTCGGCACTGCCTCCAACCCGCCTGCAAGATGACGGCGGACCAGTATGTGGAGGGAGCCATCGTCCAGGACGAGGAAACGGGCATTGTCGTTTGCACGGAAAAGACCAAGGAACTGACCAAGGAACAGTGCGACGAGATCATTGAATCCTGTCCTTACAACATTCCGCGCTGGGACGAGAAAACCGGCGAGCTGGCCAAGTGCGATATGTGCATTGACCGGGTCAAGGCCGGGTTGGTTCCCATCTGCGTGAAAACCTGCTGCACCGGAGCCATGAATTTTGGCGAGCGCGAGGATATGCTCAAGCTGGCCGAGGAACGCATGGCCCTGGCGGCCAAGGAGAGCGGGGGGCAGATCGAACGGATTATCGCCTGCGATCCTCGGAAAAAGTGCTCGACGTTGGACCAGGAAGATCTGGGGGTCATCTACTTCCTGGATCAGCCTCGGGAAATGTACCACAAATACGCCGGCCGCGAGGTCAAGCCCGTCAATCGGGCCGACTTCCTGGCGGGCCTGACCAAGCCCTTGCGCAACATCCTGGGCTGA
- the fdhE gene encoding formate dehydrogenase accessory protein FdhE, whose amino-acid sequence MAVSEIQSKESIFNDLARRREPFREIIERFGLLACRQADLRAELPLLDINTSAYDEDRFLEGEPLIMFVDPGVFGSILSQAASRIWPVLGITFPALREALAALECKLADNALLESCLRAVVHGDGKALEQGAALAGVTPDFLLMALRAAYAPCIAAQKETLLAQAPATLWRKSYCPVCGSDPDLATLENHPDPSEFLVSKSGEIWHHCPVCSHRWRFVRMVCPGCGNQDHEQMSRLTASESSHEHIYVCDQCHQYLPCLDLVEKCDPIDLDLAALGLVHLDAVAQSRGYAPLSPAPWTALGLGADQAKAS is encoded by the coding sequence ATGGCGGTCTCGGAGATTCAATCCAAGGAAAGCATTTTCAACGACTTGGCGCGGCGGCGCGAACCATTCCGCGAGATTATCGAACGGTTTGGATTGCTCGCGTGTCGTCAGGCGGATTTGCGGGCGGAACTGCCCCTGCTGGACATTAATACGAGCGCCTATGACGAGGATCGTTTTTTGGAAGGGGAGCCCCTGATCATGTTTGTCGATCCCGGCGTATTTGGCTCCATTTTATCCCAGGCCGCGTCCCGGATCTGGCCCGTGCTCGGAATCACCTTTCCGGCCCTGCGCGAAGCGTTGGCCGCCCTTGAATGCAAATTGGCCGATAATGCCTTGCTGGAATCCTGTCTGCGCGCCGTGGTTCATGGCGATGGCAAGGCTCTTGAGCAGGGCGCGGCCCTGGCCGGCGTGACGCCCGATTTTCTGCTCATGGCCCTGCGCGCGGCGTATGCGCCATGCATCGCGGCCCAGAAAGAAACCCTTCTGGCCCAGGCTCCGGCAACCTTGTGGCGAAAGTCGTATTGCCCCGTCTGTGGTTCCGACCCGGATCTGGCCACCCTGGAAAACCATCCTGATCCTTCCGAATTTCTGGTCTCCAAGAGCGGGGAAATTTGGCATCACTGTCCTGTCTGCAGCCATCGTTGGCGTTTCGTGCGCATGGTCTGTCCCGGTTGCGGCAACCAGGACCACGAACAGATGAGTCGCCTCACCGCATCTGAAAGCAGCCACGAGCATATCTATGTCTGCGACCAATGCCATCAGTATCTGCCCTGCCTGGATTTGGTCGAAAAATGCGACCCGATTGACCTCGATCTGGCCGCCCTTGGCCTTGTCCATTTGGACGCCGTGGCCCAAAGCCGGGGCTACGCGCCGTTGTCTCCGGCTCCATGGACAGCCCTGGGCCTGGGCGCGGATCAGGCCAAGGCTTCCTGA
- a CDS encoding prepilin-type N-terminal cleavage/methylation domain-containing protein yields MRNHDSRPGSGFGMGFTLVETLVCMAILGILAAVAYPMFLAYLSDIRASVAISDLKNLEGEITLYIAEYGHPPDSLADIGQDTLRDPWGNPYQYLRLEGNTTPGINGKRRKDKKLNPVNTDFDLYSNGPDGKTAAQFAAKHARDDVVRANNGRYFGLAADHIPL; encoded by the coding sequence ATGCGCAATCACGATTCGCGGCCCGGCAGCGGTTTTGGCATGGGGTTCACACTCGTGGAAACCCTGGTGTGCATGGCCATTCTCGGGATATTGGCGGCCGTGGCCTACCCCATGTTTTTGGCATATCTCTCGGACATCCGTGCGTCCGTGGCCATTTCCGACCTGAAAAATCTGGAAGGGGAGATAACGCTCTACATTGCCGAATATGGGCATCCGCCGGATTCCCTGGCTGACATCGGCCAGGACACCTTGCGCGATCCGTGGGGCAACCCCTACCAATATCTTCGCCTGGAAGGGAACACGACGCCGGGCATCAATGGCAAGCGCCGCAAGGACAAAAAGCTCAACCCCGTGAACACCGACTTCGATTTGTACAGCAATGGCCCGGACGGCAAAACCGCCGCGCAGTTCGCGGCCAAACACGCGCGGGACGACGTGGTCCGGGCCAACAACGGGCGCTATTTCGGTCTTGCGGCAGATCATATCCCCCTATGA
- a CDS encoding HD domain-containing protein, which yields MMLQVFNTRLARRLFVYVLGIAMLPILIFGYLTHWQMDQQIERTHDHYLFKTAEMFNQLFFNRVLQLEDALRMQAAGLARGQDDIAPEDAGRIFPEGRKFFVRHERRTFSAGHFSEPELRHLQSGHVLLTRYGAVGLAMAVLIPGRQAVLLGVVRPEMLWGIPEELPLPQDTSLMVLDAAGFPLFQSKDPSAPLPEATLAGILSQAQVKITFQDRSGHETCYSRELFLESHFLFPRWTLVLRQENSASLTSQSQFMTFFPLIVALCLGLVLYMILVLIRRTLAPLGDLRAMTDSVARQDFDAQVSVYTGDEIEELGHAFNAMAGQLKLQFSALRVQADIDRQILSALNLDAVVHNALEYFSAALGARRVLLGLWDSDTCRVFGLEGGDHCVVTTCPSAAASLDGLVTRLENSGWMRAEQIPELALVPDVASDTQGLVCAIPRHGVQQGFVCLEGVAGAPDSEELVLAGQTLDQLAVAFTNIRLVRELKEYSWGTLEALARAVDEKSPWTSGHSHRVAALAIDLAVQLGWSDADLDDLHRAALLHDLGKIGIATEILDKPGALSAEKFAVIRTHPDRGAKILEPVRAYAAIIPLVRHHHERMDGSGYPLGLKGEAIPRGARILAVADVYDALTSNRPYRDGWPQAKAEAYLLENAGKFFDPKVVRAFLAMR from the coding sequence ATGATGCTTCAGGTTTTTAACACACGCCTAGCCAGGCGGCTCTTCGTCTACGTTCTCGGTATCGCCATGCTTCCCATCCTGATCTTCGGCTATCTGACCCATTGGCAGATGGACCAACAGATCGAGCGTACGCACGACCACTACCTGTTCAAGACAGCGGAGATGTTCAATCAGTTGTTCTTCAACCGGGTGCTCCAGTTGGAAGACGCTCTGCGCATGCAGGCCGCCGGACTCGCCCGTGGACAGGACGACATTGCGCCGGAAGACGCGGGGCGCATTTTTCCCGAGGGGCGCAAATTCTTTGTGCGTCACGAGAGAAGAACGTTTTCGGCCGGTCACTTCTCCGAGCCGGAATTGCGCCACCTGCAATCCGGACACGTGCTGTTGACACGATACGGCGCTGTTGGTCTGGCCATGGCGGTGCTTATCCCTGGGCGCCAGGCCGTGCTGTTGGGCGTCGTCCGCCCCGAAATGCTGTGGGGGATTCCGGAGGAATTGCCGCTCCCTCAGGACACGTCGCTTATGGTCCTCGATGCTGCGGGCTTCCCATTGTTCCAGTCCAAGGATCCGTCGGCACCCCTGCCGGAAGCAACTCTGGCGGGCATCCTCTCCCAAGCGCAGGTCAAAATCACATTCCAGGATCGCAGCGGCCATGAGACCTGTTATTCCCGCGAGTTGTTTCTGGAATCGCACTTCCTGTTCCCGCGCTGGACCCTCGTGCTGCGGCAGGAAAACTCCGCGTCGCTGACCAGCCAGAGCCAATTTATGACGTTTTTTCCGCTCATCGTCGCGCTGTGCCTTGGCTTGGTCTTGTACATGATTCTTGTTCTCATCCGGCGTACGCTGGCTCCGCTCGGCGATCTGCGGGCCATGACCGACAGTGTCGCCCGACAGGATTTCGACGCCCAGGTCAGCGTCTATACCGGCGACGAAATCGAGGAGCTCGGCCACGCCTTCAACGCCATGGCCGGCCAGCTCAAGCTCCAGTTCAGCGCCCTTCGGGTTCAGGCCGATATCGACCGGCAAATCCTGTCGGCGCTTAATCTTGACGCCGTCGTCCACAATGCCTTGGAGTATTTTTCCGCCGCCCTGGGGGCGCGTCGGGTGTTGTTGGGACTTTGGGACAGCGACACGTGCCGTGTTTTTGGCCTGGAGGGGGGCGATCATTGCGTCGTGACGACCTGTCCGAGTGCTGCGGCCTCCCTGGACGGGCTCGTCACGCGTCTGGAGAACTCCGGCTGGATGCGCGCCGAACAGATCCCGGAACTTGCCTTGGTTCCAGATGTCGCGTCCGACACGCAAGGTCTTGTCTGCGCCATTCCCCGGCATGGCGTGCAGCAGGGTTTTGTCTGTCTGGAAGGAGTGGCGGGTGCGCCGGACAGCGAGGAACTGGTGCTTGCCGGGCAGACGCTTGACCAGCTTGCCGTGGCCTTCACCAACATCCGCTTGGTGCGCGAACTGAAGGAATACAGCTGGGGTACGCTTGAGGCATTGGCCCGGGCAGTGGATGAAAAGTCACCATGGACTTCGGGCCATTCCCACCGCGTCGCCGCGTTGGCCATCGACCTTGCGGTGCAGCTGGGCTGGTCCGATGCGGATTTGGATGATCTACATCGCGCCGCCTTGCTCCATGATTTGGGTAAAATCGGCATTGCCACGGAAATACTGGACAAGCCGGGGGCTCTGTCCGCCGAGAAATTCGCCGTGATCCGCACCCACCCCGACCGGGGCGCAAAAATTCTGGAACCGGTCCGCGCCTATGCGGCCATCATCCCCTTGGTCCGCCATCATCACGAACGCATGGACGGCAGCGGCTATCCGCTTGGCCTGAAAGGAGAGGCCATTCCTCGCGGCGCCCGCATTCTGGCCGTGGCGGACGTCTACGACGCCCTGACCTCGAATCGGCCGTACCGCGATGGCTGGCCTCAGGCCAAAGCCGAAGCCTACCTGCTCGAAAACGCGGGGAAATTTTTCGATCCGAAAGTGGTGCGGGCTTTTCTGGCCATGCGCTGA